A genome region from Christensenella minuta includes the following:
- the trxA gene encoding thioredoxin, producing the protein MNIKHITEAQFDAEVLQQKGIVLVDFYADWCGPCQMLGPILEEVADALGDRIKIVKVNVDEAQGLAQQYGVISIPTVYLFDGGAKMSKFVGVKSKEEIIDFIENA; encoded by the coding sequence ATGAATATTAAACACATTACCGAAGCTCAGTTCGATGCAGAAGTTCTGCAGCAAAAAGGGATTGTACTGGTTGATTTTTATGCTGATTGGTGCGGGCCGTGCCAGATGCTCGGGCCGATTCTCGAAGAAGTCGCGGATGCCCTTGGCGACCGTATTAAAATCGTGAAGGTCAATGTAGACGAGGCGCAGGGCCTTGCGCAGCAGTATGGCGTAATATCTATCCCCACCGTGTACCTGTTCGACGGCGGCGCCAAGATGTCCAAATTTGTGGGCGTAAAATCAAAGGAAGAAATCATCGATTTTATCGAAAACGCCTAA
- a CDS encoding GtrA family protein → MNYETCTVLLFGHNENLEQELRRSGMIVDVFADSGLCGSLKDASANSKAEFFLTLRADGGFMPADVLKVADALLADPSKVYLGERTLPEKKSLPQNVYGFLSGLEAKDITTSLYGMSREFLETISCIKAKDGAFFQNIPLVARAKNILVESVLVESSTNETPGWNILLSTGKLYQVFIKFSIAAFIAYLVDIGTFYVFQKLFSGMDDEFKILTATVLSRILCSIATYLLNRGAVFNSNAKSTGAVVRFVILAVGQLVASWLLVWGIGSLLGGGDAVNTMLKVVVDLVIFLASFTIQRDWVFKESKGLLK, encoded by the coding sequence ATGAATTACGAAACTTGCACTGTCCTGCTGTTCGGACATAACGAAAACTTGGAACAGGAACTGAGGCGGTCCGGTATGATTGTGGATGTTTTTGCAGATTCCGGGCTGTGCGGAAGCTTGAAAGACGCTTCTGCAAATTCAAAGGCAGAATTTTTCCTTACCCTGCGGGCGGACGGCGGCTTTATGCCGGCGGACGTCCTGAAGGTCGCGGACGCGCTTCTTGCGGACCCGTCGAAGGTTTATCTGGGCGAACGTACGCTGCCCGAAAAAAAGTCCCTTCCGCAAAACGTCTATGGCTTTCTTTCAGGGCTCGAGGCAAAGGATATCACGACTTCGCTATATGGCATGTCCCGTGAATTCCTCGAGACGATATCGTGCATAAAGGCAAAGGACGGGGCTTTTTTCCAAAACATCCCCCTCGTTGCGCGCGCTAAAAATATTTTGGTGGAAAGCGTTCTTGTCGAATCCTCCACAAACGAAACGCCCGGCTGGAATATTCTCCTTTCCACCGGAAAGCTCTATCAAGTGTTTATCAAATTCAGTATTGCCGCATTCATTGCCTACCTGGTGGATATCGGCACGTTCTATGTGTTCCAGAAGCTGTTTTCCGGTATGGACGACGAATTCAAGATCTTGACCGCCACCGTGCTGTCCCGTATCCTGTGTTCGATTGCAACCTATCTTTTGAACCGTGGAGCCGTCTTTAACTCTAACGCAAAATCCACGGGCGCGGTGGTGCGCTTTGTAATTCTTGCGGTCGGCCAGCTGGTCGCTTCCTGGCTGCTCGTGTGGGGGATAGGTTCACTTTTGGGCGGCGGCGACGCAGTCAATACGATGCTCAAGGTTGTGGTAGACCTTGTGATCTTCCTTGCAAGCTTCACGATCCAGCGGGACTGGGTGTTCAAGGAAAGCAAAGGATTATTAAAATAA
- a CDS encoding glycosyltransferase family 2 protein, whose amino-acid sequence MSKVRNLASTIKHLKGESFKRAAVMIRDYGWGEFFHKLGTRIKYGPGTAVVNNNMYGGELAGESFVKNPSEHKGYQAEERVSFTFTPSVPNIGRIELLTQNRAGGGALEITVSKGDAVLLHAEVGGVAHDDYTAIDFLPICGVMGAALTVSLTCKNGCGVYVNRNKRRHGFSVDGGGSVGCRIYTVHNAEYLHWIANNTPTEKELNYQRARVFNYMPKISIVVPLYNTPEKFLRQMIESVQAQTYSNWELCLADGSTSSKNLGEIAHSYEDARILYRKLEENKGISGNSNEAIRMATGDYVALLDHDDLLMPHALYSYVELVNIDRDYEFMYSDEDKITEDGKYRFNPFFKPDFAPDTLHTFNYITHFSVFKKTLLDKIGGFEDRFNGAQDFDIILRATEKAKKIGHISDILYHWRISEGSTALASSAKSYTVEAGRSAVEAAYQRLGIKNAHVSSCQYPNYYITRYDLPDPKPLISIIIPNKDEKRTLENCITSITEKSTYPNYEIIIAENNSTEKEIFDYYAQLEQDSRIRIVRWDHPFNYSALNNYAASQAKGDLLLFLNNDISVISPDWLEQMAMHAMRPEIGQVGAKLYYPDNTIQHSGIVLKIGPVANHPHKFLSRFDIGYFGLLVAPHNVSSVTAACAMMRASVFREVGGFDETFTVAYNDVDLSLKVREKGYYILWTPFAELYHDESKTRGLETTPEKMERLDHETALWLSKWDKKYPYDPYYNINLTNEKLDYSVSPNKILKDRT is encoded by the coding sequence ATGTCAAAAGTAAGAAACTTGGCTTCAACCATAAAACATCTTAAAGGAGAAAGTTTTAAGCGCGCGGCTGTCATGATCCGCGACTATGGGTGGGGCGAATTTTTCCATAAGCTGGGAACCAGAATCAAATACGGACCCGGCACGGCAGTTGTCAACAACAACATGTACGGCGGCGAGCTCGCAGGGGAATCATTCGTAAAAAATCCCTCGGAGCATAAAGGATACCAGGCGGAAGAGCGGGTATCTTTTACGTTCACCCCGTCCGTTCCCAATATTGGGCGAATTGAATTATTGACGCAAAACAGGGCCGGCGGAGGCGCTTTGGAAATAACTGTCTCAAAGGGAGACGCCGTTCTTCTTCACGCCGAAGTGGGCGGCGTGGCACACGACGACTATACGGCGATTGATTTTCTGCCGATCTGCGGCGTAATGGGTGCCGCGCTTACCGTTTCATTGACCTGTAAAAACGGCTGCGGCGTCTATGTGAACAGAAACAAACGGCGGCATGGTTTTTCCGTAGACGGCGGCGGAAGCGTGGGCTGCAGGATATACACTGTCCATAACGCCGAATATCTTCATTGGATCGCGAATAATACGCCGACGGAAAAAGAACTTAATTATCAGCGTGCACGCGTTTTCAATTATATGCCAAAGATCAGCATTGTTGTTCCGCTCTATAATACTCCGGAAAAATTCCTGCGTCAGATGATCGAATCCGTACAGGCGCAGACCTATTCCAATTGGGAATTGTGTCTTGCCGACGGCAGCACTTCATCGAAGAATTTGGGAGAGATCGCCCATTCCTATGAAGATGCGCGGATACTCTACCGAAAGCTCGAGGAAAACAAGGGAATCTCCGGGAACTCCAACGAAGCGATCCGTATGGCTACGGGAGATTACGTTGCCTTGCTCGATCACGACGATCTGCTGATGCCCCATGCCCTGTATTCCTACGTCGAGCTTGTAAACATAGACCGTGATTATGAGTTCATGTATTCGGATGAGGACAAAATCACTGAAGACGGAAAATACCGTTTTAATCCTTTCTTCAAGCCAGATTTTGCTCCCGATACTTTGCATACGTTCAATTATATCACGCATTTCTCAGTCTTCAAAAAAACGCTCCTGGATAAGATCGGCGGATTTGAAGACCGTTTCAACGGCGCGCAGGATTTCGATATTATTTTGCGCGCTACGGAAAAAGCAAAAAAAATCGGGCATATTTCCGATATTTTGTATCATTGGCGGATATCGGAAGGCTCTACCGCGCTTGCGTCTTCCGCAAAGAGCTATACCGTAGAGGCTGGCCGGTCGGCTGTCGAAGCGGCATACCAGCGTTTGGGGATCAAAAACGCGCATGTCAGCAGCTGTCAGTATCCGAATTATTATATTACGCGGTACGATCTTCCCGACCCCAAACCCCTGATTTCTATCATCATTCCAAATAAGGATGAGAAAAGAACACTCGAAAATTGCATTACATCGATTACGGAAAAGTCGACCTATCCGAATTACGAAATCATTATTGCAGAGAATAACAGCACGGAAAAGGAGATTTTTGATTATTATGCGCAGCTTGAGCAGGATTCCCGTATCCGTATCGTACGCTGGGATCATCCGTTTAATTATTCGGCGCTCAATAACTATGCTGCATCCCAGGCAAAAGGGGACCTCCTGCTGTTTTTAAACAACGATATTTCCGTAATCAGCCCGGATTGGCTTGAACAGATGGCAATGCACGCCATGCGCCCGGAGATTGGCCAGGTCGGCGCAAAGCTTTACTATCCGGACAATACGATCCAGCACAGTGGTATCGTCCTGAAAATTGGCCCGGTTGCCAATCATCCGCACAAATTTCTAAGCCGGTTCGATATCGGCTATTTCGGCCTGCTTGTCGCCCCGCACAACGTTTCTTCCGTAACGGCCGCCTGCGCTATGATGCGCGCTTCCGTTTTCCGTGAAGTCGGCGGCTTCGACGAAACCTTTACTGTGGCCTATAACGACGTTGACCTGTCTTTAAAGGTGCGTGAAAAGGGTTATTATATCCTGTGGACGCCGTTTGCAGAGCTTTACCATGACGAATCAAAGACCCGGGGGCTGGAGACCACCCCGGAAAAAATGGAGCGCCTGGACCACGAAACAGCGCTTTGGCTCTCCAAGTGGGATAAAAAATATCCATATGATCCCTATTACAATATCAACCTGACCAATGAGAAGCTGGATTATTCCGTAAGCCCGAACAAAATCCTTAAGGACAGGACATAA
- a CDS encoding SpoIIE family protein phosphatase has translation MNRVTYSTEYIASIINAMSDMVRVIGRDGRVLMTNSAFDERFGYEEGMECYTPFHQETRCERCLSHEVMLSGETQRLTRKLSGRVYSVTVSPLKDEGEKTIAAVEVFRDITLDYNIKQNLLMQNAKMQKDLQLARKLQEALVKGALPKVGGDYELTAGFFPCEAVGGDIYDCTVYDDKLVMYVADVSGHGVMPAMLAVFFSRVVRAACLTGNFLPSEILSYAEKEYLDLNLSDSIYITAFITVIDLKTNRAAYSNAGFSVMPVIYHEGNFEELYMPSHPLCDWFGEEEFQDGFFEFKKGMRMLIYTDGVDNIHSDPKVKDRLFELLGKKEFSSRQFISEVREELHSKPEDDLTMLLCVKQ, from the coding sequence TTGAACCGTGTAACGTACAGCACAGAATATATAGCATCCATCATCAATGCGATGAGCGACATGGTTCGGGTCATTGGCAGGGACGGACGGGTCCTGATGACGAACAGCGCTTTTGATGAGCGTTTCGGATACGAGGAGGGAATGGAATGCTATACGCCGTTCCATCAGGAAACGAGGTGTGAGCGCTGCCTGTCGCACGAGGTAATGCTGTCGGGCGAGACGCAGCGCCTGACGCGCAAGCTTTCCGGACGTGTGTATTCGGTGACCGTATCTCCCCTGAAAGACGAAGGCGAAAAGACGATCGCCGCCGTTGAAGTTTTCCGCGACATTACCCTTGACTACAACATCAAGCAAAATCTGCTGATGCAGAATGCGAAAATGCAGAAAGACCTGCAGCTGGCGCGGAAACTGCAGGAAGCCCTGGTAAAGGGCGCGCTGCCCAAGGTTGGCGGCGATTACGAGCTTACGGCGGGCTTCTTCCCGTGCGAAGCGGTCGGCGGCGATATTTATGACTGTACGGTCTATGATGATAAACTCGTTATGTATGTGGCGGATGTTTCGGGGCACGGCGTGATGCCGGCGATGCTCGCTGTCTTTTTCTCGCGCGTAGTGCGCGCGGCCTGCCTGACGGGCAATTTTCTTCCCTCGGAAATACTCAGCTATGCGGAAAAGGAATATCTCGACCTGAATCTTTCCGATTCGATCTATATTACGGCCTTTATTACGGTGATCGATTTGAAGACCAACCGCGCGGCTTATTCCAATGCGGGCTTTTCCGTAATGCCCGTGATTTATCACGAAGGCAATTTTGAAGAGCTGTATATGCCGTCCCATCCGCTCTGCGACTGGTTTGGCGAGGAGGAATTCCAGGACGGATTTTTTGAATTCAAAAAAGGCATGCGTATGCTGATCTATACGGACGGAGTGGATAATATTCACAGCGATCCCAAGGTTAAGGACAGACTGTTCGAGCTGCTGGGGAAAAAAGAATTCAGCAGCCGCCAGTTTATCAGCGAAGTGCGGGAAGAACTGCACAGCAAGCCTGAGGACGACCTTACGATGCTTCTGTGCGTGAAACAATAG
- the cdaA gene encoding diadenylate cyclase CdaA, with protein MTDFWEPLKNSLMAFSWMDVIDILVVALILYWLIKILAKTRAIRVLIGLGVILILARIFVAMGLQTATWLMNAVIPAGAIVIVILFQPEIRRALEALGRGKIFSFATKSQIEVQNAEHIIEEISRAVLNMSKQKVGAILVFERKTGLADVLDSGTMLDADISSELIENIFYPNTPLHDGAMILRDDRIIAAGCFLPLSDNKQVAQELGTRHRASLGISEVSDAYIVVVSEEKGIISFAYDGVLKRYIDAKALKEILEELYMPQAGNKEQGKLATFKFKRKVGDDK; from the coding sequence TTGACAGATTTTTGGGAGCCGCTCAAAAATAGCCTGATGGCGTTTAGCTGGATGGACGTAATCGATATTCTTGTCGTTGCGCTGATTTTGTATTGGCTGATTAAGATACTGGCCAAAACACGGGCGATCCGCGTTTTGATCGGTCTTGGCGTGATCCTGATCCTGGCGCGTATTTTTGTGGCGATGGGCTTGCAGACGGCAACGTGGCTGATGAATGCGGTGATTCCGGCCGGGGCGATCGTTATCGTTATCCTTTTCCAGCCGGAGATCCGCCGCGCGCTCGAGGCGCTCGGCCGCGGGAAAATATTCAGCTTTGCCACAAAATCACAGATTGAAGTGCAAAACGCAGAACACATCATAGAGGAAATCTCGCGCGCAGTGCTGAATATGTCCAAGCAGAAGGTGGGAGCGATCCTTGTTTTCGAGCGGAAGACAGGCCTGGCGGACGTGCTTGATTCGGGTACGATGCTGGATGCGGATATTTCAAGCGAACTGATTGAAAATATTTTCTATCCGAATACGCCGCTGCACGACGGCGCGATGATCCTGCGGGACGACCGTATTATTGCGGCCGGCTGCTTCCTGCCCCTTTCGGACAACAAGCAGGTAGCGCAGGAACTTGGCACGCGCCACCGGGCGTCGCTGGGGATTTCCGAGGTATCGGACGCGTATATCGTCGTTGTTTCGGAGGAAAAAGGGATCATTTCCTTTGCCTATGACGGCGTTTTGAAGCGTTATATTGACGCCAAAGCTCTAAAAGAGATACTCGAAGAGCTGTATATGCCGCAGGCGGGAAACAAGGAGCAGGGTAAGCTTGCGACCTTTAAATTCAAGCGCAAGGTGGGTGATGACAAATGA
- a CDS encoding CdaR family protein: MSKIVAVIKRLFVQNWKMKLIALIFAFILWSFVIAEDNPYKTKTFRDFPVTYTAADELRQKDLTTSEPLAQLLSSVTVTAQARADALQYLNENMIQVTVDLSSIDGIGEYTLRVEGKSSLNDTTVNVEPSTVTVNVEEIVPRSVPVDVQLTGEQEGFYYGEPVLEDETIEIRGARSKVESVAKAICKIDVGEMTGPTTASYTVEYVDSKGETIPANNFTGSSSVIVELPVYPQKEVPIDLEAVRSTTSGLAEGYEITGVTVEPQAVNIAGKLEDIESIGTVTLEPIVLDNAMGDTIVEANVRLPEGVIASVPSKVQVQLTIMQPELSQTYSAMRIAARNLEDDNLDVSITPSAVDVTVYGTQAALGDFSASLLKPFVDLTGLGKGVHQNVPVKFQNEPDLGVRPVSSSTTVTVTIS; this comes from the coding sequence ATGAGTAAAATCGTTGCGGTCATCAAGCGCCTTTTCGTACAGAACTGGAAGATGAAGCTGATTGCGCTGATCTTCGCCTTTATTCTGTGGAGCTTTGTGATTGCGGAAGATAATCCGTACAAGACAAAGACTTTCCGCGACTTTCCCGTTACCTATACTGCGGCGGATGAGCTGCGGCAGAAAGACCTTACGACGTCGGAGCCTCTGGCCCAGCTTTTAAGTTCGGTGACGGTAACGGCGCAGGCGCGGGCGGACGCCCTCCAGTATTTGAATGAAAATATGATCCAGGTCACGGTAGACTTGTCCTCCATTGACGGCATAGGGGAATATACCCTTCGCGTGGAGGGGAAATCTTCGCTCAATGATACGACGGTCAATGTGGAGCCGTCCACCGTTACGGTCAATGTGGAAGAGATCGTTCCACGGTCTGTTCCGGTCGATGTACAGCTTACGGGCGAACAGGAAGGATTTTATTACGGGGAACCGGTTCTTGAAGACGAGACCATCGAGATTCGGGGGGCCCGTTCCAAGGTAGAAAGCGTTGCGAAAGCAATCTGCAAGATTGACGTCGGCGAAATGACAGGACCGACAACGGCAAGTTATACCGTAGAGTATGTGGACAGCAAAGGGGAAACGATTCCTGCCAACAACTTTACCGGGAGCAGTTCCGTGATTGTGGAGCTGCCGGTCTATCCGCAGAAAGAGGTGCCTATCGACCTTGAGGCAGTCAGGAGCACCACATCGGGACTGGCGGAAGGTTATGAGATCACAGGCGTTACCGTCGAACCACAAGCTGTTAATATTGCGGGCAAGCTTGAAGACATTGAATCGATCGGTACGGTTACGCTGGAACCGATTGTCCTTGACAACGCAATGGGTGATACCATTGTGGAAGCGAATGTTAGGCTGCCGGAGGGCGTGATTGCATCCGTGCCTTCCAAGGTGCAGGTCCAGCTTACGATCATGCAGCCGGAACTCAGCCAGACGTATTCGGCGATGCGGATTGCCGCACGGAATCTGGAAGACGACAATCTTGACGTCTCCATTACGCCCTCGGCCGTGGACGTAACGGTGTATGGCACGCAGGCGGCTCTCGGTGATTTTTCAGCATCCCTGCTGAAACCATTCGTTGATCTTACGGGGCTTGGAAAAGGGGTACACCAAAATGTACCGGTGAAATTTCAAAACGAGCCGGACCTTGGAGTGCGGCCCGTTTCCTCGAGCACGACGGTTACGGTAACGATCAGCTAA
- a CDS encoding 4Fe-4S dicluster domain-containing protein, with protein MAKLTIYEDTCKGCGLCIGACPKELLAIDKSHLNAKGYHPIGIEHMEDCIGCASCARMCPDCALEVDK; from the coding sequence ATGGCAAAATTAACAATTTATGAGGATACGTGCAAGGGCTGCGGCCTGTGCATCGGTGCGTGCCCGAAGGAACTTTTGGCGATCGATAAATCGCACCTCAATGCGAAGGGATATCATCCGATCGGGATCGAACATATGGAGGACTGTATCGGCTGTGCATCGTGCGCGCGTATGTGCCCGGATTGTGCGCTCGAAGTAGACAAATAA
- a CDS encoding 3-methyl-2-oxobutanoate dehydrogenase subunit VorB, which yields MAKVLMKGNEAIAEAAIKAGCTHYFGYPITPQNQIPEYMSKRMPQVGGTFIQAESEVSAINMVYGAAGAGARAMTSSSSPGISLKQEGISYIACAQLPCVVVNMIRSGPGLGGILPSQGDYFQATKGGGHGDYHMVVLAPSGVQEAADLVAEAFDIADEYRIPVMILGDGMIGQMMEPVEFKEHEGRKLPEKTWAANGWKDKSRPRNIVNSLYIEAESMEEVNRQLQEKYAEITQNETRVQEIMTEDAEYIIAAFGTTARIAKNAALKAREMGIKVGVIRPVTLWPFPAEAFAKAADRVKGILCVEMNTGQMIEDVKLAVNGKVPVEFYGTTGGFVPAPGAVVDALKKLKEGK from the coding sequence ATGGCAAAGGTATTGATGAAAGGAAACGAGGCGATTGCGGAAGCTGCCATCAAAGCGGGCTGTACGCATTATTTCGGCTACCCGATTACGCCTCAGAATCAGATTCCTGAGTATATGTCAAAGCGTATGCCTCAGGTGGGTGGAACGTTCATTCAGGCGGAAAGCGAAGTGTCGGCAATCAACATGGTATATGGGGCCGCGGGCGCAGGAGCACGGGCGATGACGTCGTCGTCTTCCCCGGGAATCAGCTTGAAGCAGGAGGGCATCAGCTATATTGCGTGCGCACAGCTTCCCTGCGTGGTTGTGAACATGATTCGTTCCGGTCCCGGTCTTGGTGGGATTCTCCCTTCGCAGGGAGATTATTTCCAGGCGACAAAGGGCGGCGGCCACGGAGATTACCACATGGTGGTGCTCGCGCCGTCGGGCGTACAGGAAGCGGCCGATCTCGTAGCGGAGGCCTTTGATATCGCGGATGAGTACCGGATTCCGGTAATGATCCTCGGGGACGGCATGATCGGCCAGATGATGGAGCCGGTAGAGTTCAAAGAACATGAAGGACGCAAGCTGCCGGAAAAGACGTGGGCGGCCAACGGCTGGAAGGATAAATCGCGCCCGCGCAACATCGTCAATTCGCTTTATATCGAGGCGGAGTCGATGGAAGAGGTGAACCGCCAGCTGCAGGAAAAATATGCCGAGATTACGCAAAACGAAACGCGCGTGCAGGAGATTATGACGGAAGATGCGGAATATATTATCGCGGCGTTCGGCACTACGGCGCGCATTGCGAAAAATGCGGCCTTAAAGGCCCGTGAAATGGGGATCAAGGTCGGCGTGATCCGGCCGGTCACTCTTTGGCCCTTCCCGGCGGAAGCGTTTGCGAAGGCCGCAGACCGCGTCAAGGGGATTCTGTGTGTCGAGATGAACACGGGGCAGATGATCGAAGACGTGAAGCTTGCGGTGAACGGAAAGGTTCCGGTGGAATTCTATGGCACGACGGGCGGCTTTGTTCCGGCTCCGGGGGCTGTCGTGGACGCACTGAAAAAATTGAAGGAGGGCAAATAA
- a CDS encoding thiamine pyrophosphate-dependent enzyme, whose amino-acid sequence MAKVFEKTKMLTDVPFHYCPGCTHGIIHRLVAECIEELGMQDKAVGVAPVGCAVFAYNYFNCDMMEAAHGRAPAVATGIKRACPDDLVFTYQGDGDLASIGTAEIVHAAARGEKITTIFVNNAIYGMTGGQMAPTTLVGQVTTTSPYGRNAETQGMPVKMAEMLATLDGAYYIERTSVHNVPNIVKTKKAIKKAFQYQMEGKGFSIVEILSTCPTNWGLSPVEALKWLNDNMIPQYPLGVTKEGR is encoded by the coding sequence ATGGCCAAGGTGTTTGAAAAGACGAAAATGCTGACAGACGTGCCCTTCCATTATTGTCCGGGATGTACGCACGGCATTATCCACCGGCTGGTTGCTGAGTGCATCGAGGAACTGGGAATGCAGGATAAAGCGGTGGGCGTTGCGCCGGTCGGCTGTGCGGTATTTGCGTATAATTATTTCAACTGCGATATGATGGAGGCTGCGCACGGACGTGCGCCGGCTGTAGCGACGGGCATCAAGCGGGCCTGTCCGGACGATCTCGTCTTTACCTATCAGGGAGACGGAGACCTTGCGTCAATCGGTACGGCAGAGATCGTGCATGCCGCCGCGCGCGGAGAAAAGATTACGACGATCTTTGTCAACAACGCGATCTACGGCATGACGGGCGGCCAGATGGCGCCTACGACCCTTGTCGGCCAGGTCACGACGACTTCGCCTTACGGCAGGAATGCGGAAACGCAGGGAATGCCGGTAAAGATGGCGGAGATGCTGGCAACGCTCGACGGGGCGTATTACATCGAACGGACTTCCGTACATAATGTGCCCAACATTGTAAAAACGAAAAAAGCGATCAAGAAAGCATTTCAATACCAGATGGAAGGGAAAGGCTTTTCCATTGTGGAAATTCTCTCCACCTGCCCGACAAACTGGGGGCTGAGTCCGGTGGAAGCGCTGAAATGGCTTAATGATAACATGATTCCGCAATATCCTCTGGGCGTAACAAAGGAGGGCAGATAA
- a CDS encoding 2-oxoacid:acceptor oxidoreductase family protein: MTEQIILAGFGGQGVLLAGQIIAYAGMNEGKNVSWLPSYGPEMRGGTANCNVVVSDEEVGSPVVVEADCLIVMNRPSLEKYEKDLKPGGLLLLDSDLIEIEPTRTDIKVIKVPANSLAEQAGSIKAANMVMLGAYNECAHVVENKTIIECLEKIMGKKKAHLIPMNEQALELGAQAAR; this comes from the coding sequence ATGACAGAACAGATTATTTTGGCAGGCTTCGGCGGACAAGGCGTATTGCTCGCCGGACAGATCATCGCATATGCGGGGATGAACGAAGGCAAGAACGTATCGTGGCTTCCGTCCTACGGGCCGGAGATGCGCGGCGGTACGGCGAACTGTAATGTTGTGGTATCAGATGAAGAGGTTGGCTCGCCCGTTGTGGTCGAGGCGGATTGCCTGATCGTGATGAACAGGCCGTCGCTTGAGAAATATGAAAAGGACCTGAAACCGGGCGGTTTGCTTCTGCTGGATTCCGACCTGATTGAAATCGAGCCTACGCGTACCGATATCAAGGTAATCAAGGTTCCGGCTAACTCGCTTGCGGAGCAGGCGGGGAGCATCAAGGCGGCCAATATGGTGATGCTGGGGGCGTATAACGAATGCGCTCATGTTGTGGAAAACAAGACCATCATCGAATGCCTTGAGAAGATTATGGGCAAAAAGAAAGCGCATCTGATCCCGATGAATGAACAGGCGCTTGAACTTGGTGCGCAGGCCGCGCGCTGA